From the genome of Muricauda sp. SCSIO 64092, one region includes:
- a CDS encoding DUF6443 domain-containing protein, with amino-acid sequence MKKCALLLFLLGSWQLWAQSTTENYTKSYEPKIAFSVSQLEDVIGDAGTSSSFTLSAPVSSGTFEAKQSITLAPGFHATGNVTIKIVGFHPEVLENITYTDGLGRPVQSIAKAQSPNGHDIVQFMEYDQFGRTSKNYLPYPTTQKTGNFIADPKTPQTAYYQNQYGDTYAYGETIFDDSPLNRAIETSSPGYDWRIISGSNSDHTTKMEYATNTSTLEIVKFTINDSGASPVVSKGAYGTKELFKNIVKNENWQSTDGQLNTVETYTDKNGRTVATIVFEEVSGTVEKRITQNVYDIQGRLRYILPPKALENVNPLQNPYVINEDLVYQYEYDEYNRQIAQRVPGRDWEYLVYDQLDRPFLMQDKNLANQGKWLFTKYDAFDRPVYSGFYFNSGNTPQELQDIVDNFIANNTDNPANIEKRIAGTNNLGLGQGIDINYTNDAFPKGIIDILSVYYYDDYDFTDTDKPATPTTVQGQTVTIRTQGLQTANFSRTMGENTWTKLYTYYDEKGREIKIHNKNHLGGYTATESKLDFRGKIDLAVTKHKRVTSDTELAINDRFTYDYAERALGHFQKINSQAEERIAEHDYDELGMLTLKKVGGSAASSIPLQELAYEYNIRGQFKALNNVNTLDDKLFAYKINYNQAAEGAGTAPARYDGSISQIIWQSAYDNTKRSYAYLYDDLNRLSESKYQYNSGLNGNVSNNFNTQYTYDEHGNIKSLERRGSSNLIDQLTYNYGTANGNQLLSVSDAGSSLGFIDGNTSGNDYAYDYNGNMTRDLNKGITNIGYNHLDLVNTVSLPSNRSLNFLYDASGAKLQKKYMNGSSTVTTTDYLGGFQYADGNLQFFPTPEGYVYKSGSTYKYMYIYADHLGNTRVSYTDTNGNGTIESSELASNRNYYPFGSVHSGDYTNGLSAVYKYTFQGKEFQAEDGLNWHDFGSRMYDSELGRWMATDPQSQFGSPYLALDNNPILYVDPDGEWVWIAVGAVVGGVINVAANWDNIDNFWEGAAAFGSGALVGGATAACGACGSAVALAAGGGVLTGATNNIISQTGNGRGLNDVEWGSVVQGGVIGGVSGIAGYGAGNLAARYGGNVLINGLNVQGPAVRGALGGVAGAFGGGYASGFTGALLSGANLGEANQAGLNGATDLGNLGIGTVAGFAGGYKYARDNQINPLTGKFENTTNQVAIGRNQHKRVNPAANDLGAETISESWAEKFGNKWIPDDVGLNFNNDWFNKRLDLNSNVFDFGNGGFKDYSPYYNVELNSLQFRSYPIIRARYSSFFGQRVRIIYYENRFITLPWNN; translated from the coding sequence ATGAAAAAATGCGCATTACTTCTTTTTCTGTTGGGTTCATGGCAACTATGGGCCCAATCGACCACGGAAAACTATACCAAGAGTTACGAACCTAAAATTGCTTTTAGTGTTTCCCAACTGGAAGATGTTATTGGGGATGCCGGTACATCCAGTAGTTTTACGTTAAGTGCACCTGTAAGTTCAGGGACCTTTGAGGCAAAACAAAGTATCACCTTGGCACCAGGATTTCATGCCACGGGCAATGTAACGATCAAGATTGTGGGGTTCCATCCCGAGGTTTTGGAAAACATCACCTATACGGATGGGTTGGGAAGACCTGTACAAAGTATCGCCAAAGCGCAGAGCCCCAATGGCCATGATATTGTGCAATTTATGGAATACGACCAATTTGGACGTACGTCCAAAAATTACCTGCCATATCCCACCACACAGAAAACCGGGAATTTTATTGCCGATCCCAAGACCCCACAAACGGCTTATTACCAAAACCAATATGGGGATACCTATGCCTACGGGGAAACCATTTTTGATGATTCCCCCCTGAATCGGGCCATTGAGACTTCCTCGCCGGGCTACGACTGGCGAATTATCTCAGGTAGCAATAGTGACCATACTACGAAAATGGAATACGCTACCAATACCTCCACACTGGAAATTGTGAAGTTTACCATAAACGATTCGGGAGCAAGTCCAGTAGTTTCAAAAGGGGCATATGGAACCAAGGAATTGTTCAAGAATATTGTAAAGAATGAAAATTGGCAGTCTACGGATGGGCAATTGAACACCGTGGAGACCTATACGGACAAAAATGGCAGGACGGTGGCAACCATTGTTTTTGAAGAGGTATCAGGTACCGTTGAAAAGCGCATTACCCAAAATGTTTACGACATCCAGGGCAGATTGCGCTACATATTGCCACCAAAGGCATTGGAAAATGTAAACCCTTTACAGAACCCCTATGTTATTAATGAGGATCTGGTCTACCAATATGAATATGACGAATACAATCGGCAAATTGCCCAGCGGGTACCTGGTCGGGACTGGGAGTATCTGGTGTATGATCAGTTGGACCGACCCTTTCTTATGCAGGATAAGAATCTTGCCAATCAGGGAAAATGGCTCTTTACCAAATATGATGCCTTTGATAGGCCTGTATATTCCGGTTTTTATTTTAACTCTGGGAATACTCCGCAAGAATTACAGGACATCGTCGATAATTTTATTGCTAATAATACGGATAACCCTGCCAATATAGAAAAACGAATAGCCGGCACCAACAACCTTGGTTTGGGTCAGGGTATTGACATCAATTATACGAATGATGCTTTTCCTAAAGGCATAATAGATATCCTCTCGGTATACTATTACGATGACTATGACTTTACGGACACCGACAAACCCGCAACACCAACAACAGTCCAGGGACAAACAGTGACCATAAGGACCCAGGGACTCCAGACCGCCAACTTTTCCAGAACAATGGGTGAAAATACATGGACAAAGCTGTATACCTATTATGATGAAAAGGGCCGTGAGATCAAAATCCACAACAAAAATCATTTGGGAGGCTATACCGCTACGGAAAGCAAACTCGACTTTAGGGGGAAGATAGATTTGGCGGTGACCAAACACAAACGGGTAACCTCAGATACGGAGTTGGCCATTAATGACCGTTTTACCTATGACTATGCAGAACGTGCCTTGGGACATTTTCAAAAGATCAACAGTCAGGCCGAGGAACGCATTGCGGAACATGACTATGATGAACTGGGAATGTTGACCCTAAAAAAAGTGGGTGGCAGCGCTGCTTCCAGCATCCCTTTACAGGAGTTGGCCTATGAGTACAACATTAGGGGCCAGTTCAAAGCCTTGAACAATGTAAACACCCTAGATGACAAGCTTTTTGCTTATAAAATCAACTATAACCAAGCGGCGGAGGGTGCCGGTACCGCTCCCGCCCGTTATGATGGTAGTATCTCCCAGATCATTTGGCAATCAGCTTATGATAACACCAAACGCAGTTATGCCTATTTGTACGATGACCTTAATCGACTATCGGAGAGCAAGTACCAGTACAACTCCGGTCTAAATGGTAATGTTTCAAACAATTTCAATACCCAGTATACCTACGATGAGCACGGTAACATCAAATCCTTGGAACGCAGGGGAAGCTCTAACCTTATAGACCAACTGACCTATAATTATGGCACGGCCAATGGCAATCAATTATTGTCCGTTTCAGATGCCGGTTCCTCCCTAGGATTTATAGATGGAAATACCAGCGGCAATGATTATGCCTATGATTACAATGGGAATATGACCAGGGATTTAAACAAGGGGATTACCAATATTGGCTACAACCATTTGGATCTGGTCAATACGGTCTCCTTACCCAGTAATCGTAGTCTTAACTTTTTATATGATGCCAGCGGAGCCAAGCTACAGAAAAAGTATATGAACGGTTCTTCCACGGTAACCACTACGGACTATCTAGGGGGCTTTCAATATGCCGATGGCAACCTTCAATTTTTCCCTACGCCAGAGGGCTATGTGTACAAGTCGGGAAGTACCTATAAATACATGTACATCTATGCGGACCATTTGGGGAATACCCGGGTAAGTTATACGGATACCAATGGCAATGGTACCATAGAAAGCTCGGAATTGGCCTCCAATCGCAACTATTATCCCTTTGGAAGCGTCCATAGTGGGGACTATACCAATGGCCTGTCCGCGGTATATAAATATACCTTCCAGGGCAAGGAATTCCAGGCTGAGGACGGATTGAACTGGCATGATTTTGGCTCCCGAATGTACGACTCGGAGCTAGGTCGTTGGATGGCCACAGACCCACAAAGCCAATTTGGTAGTCCGTATTTGGCCTTGGACAATAATCCCATATTATATGTTGATCCCGATGGGGAATGGGTTTGGATTGCAGTTGGAGCAGTAGTTGGTGGTGTGATTAATGTAGCGGCAAATTGGGATAATATAGATAATTTTTGGGAAGGCGCAGCAGCTTTTGGCAGTGGAGCATTAGTTGGAGGTGCAACAGCGGCTTGTGGAGCCTGTGGAAGTGCAGTTGCTTTAGCTGCCGGAGGGGGAGTATTGACCGGAGCTACAAATAATATCATTAGTCAAACAGGTAACGGTAGAGGGCTAAATGATGTCGAGTGGGGATCAGTTGTACAAGGTGGCGTGATAGGAGGAGTATCTGGTATAGCTGGATACGGTGCCGGAAATTTAGCCGCAAGATACGGAGGAAATGTACTAATAAACGGATTAAATGTCCAAGGACCCGCAGTTCGTGGCGCTCTTGGAGGTGTCGCTGGTGCTTTTGGAGGAGGTTATGCAAGTGGTTTTACTGGAGCATTATTGTCTGGAGCAAACCTAGGAGAAGCTAATCAAGCAGGTTTGAATGGAGCAACCGATTTAGGGAACCTTGGTATAGGAACTGTTGCAGGCTTTGCTGGAGGTTATAAATATGCGAGAGATAATCAAATAAATCCATTGACTGGCAAATTTGAAAATACCACTAATCAAGTTGCAATAGGCAGAAATCAACATAAAAGAGTCAATCCCGCGGCTAACGATTTAGGAGCGGAAACTATTTCAGAATCTTGGGCAGAGAAGTTTGGCAACAAATGGATTCCAGATGATGTTGGTTTGAACTTTAACAATGATTGGTTCAACAAAAGATTAGATTTAAACTCCAATGTTTTTGATTTTGGAAACGGAGGCTTTAAGGATTACAGTCCATATTACAATGTTGAGTTGAATTCACTTCAATTCCGTTCTTATCCTATCATTAGGGCGCGCTACTCCAGTTTTTTTGGTCAAAGAGTAAGAATCATATATTATGAGAATAGGTTTATTACACTACCTTGGAATAACTAA